Proteins from a genomic interval of Pseudomonas versuta:
- a CDS encoding LTA synthase family protein — protein MRLLYTAPMRYLLLLTGCWLATFLITRGVLLFTHLGEAGNSWLPVFGIGLLYDLGFLTYAALPLGLYLLLCPPALWRRRGHRWFLQGLLTVSLFAMLFTAVAEFLFWDEFGVRFNFIAVDYLVYSDEVLNNVLESYPIGLLLSAIGVAAIVLSVALRKPFNAAMNSPLPNFRGRLATFAGLLLVAGLSLQVLDQDGPRGQGGNAYQHELASNGPYQFFAAFRNNELDYQQFYASLPADVVAKQLRAELTEPNATFVGKDPLDIRRNIDNPGTARQPNIVLVTIESLSGKYLGSNGDGRNLTPNLDQLRKESLYFNNFYATGTRTDRGLEAITLAIPPTPGRSIVKRIGRESGFASLGQQLNAVGYDSVFVYGGRGYFDNMNAFFSGNGYRVVDQSSVNEADIHFKNAWGMADEDLYRETLKLADADYAQQKPFLLQLMTTSNHRPYTYPEGRIDIKSGNGRDGAVKYTDYAIGQFLKDARQKPWFDNTIFIFVADHTAGSAGKEDLPIANYQIPLFIYAPQLIEARESAQLASQIDLAPTLLGLLNMDYQSTFFGRNLLQENPLPPRVVVGNYQHLGLFDGKDLAILSPRQGLRRHDEALTASIESRVPATDALIERAITYYQVASYGYKQQLLSWKPLAEAPVQITQK, from the coding sequence ATGCGTTTGCTGTACACCGCGCCAATGCGCTATCTGCTCCTGTTGACTGGCTGCTGGCTGGCGACCTTTTTAATCACCCGAGGCGTTTTACTGTTCACCCATCTGGGCGAGGCCGGTAATAGCTGGTTGCCGGTGTTTGGCATTGGTCTGCTCTACGATCTGGGTTTTTTGACCTACGCCGCCTTGCCGCTGGGCCTGTATTTGCTGCTGTGCCCGCCCGCCCTGTGGCGCCGTCGTGGTCATCGCTGGTTCCTGCAAGGCCTGCTGACCGTGAGCCTGTTCGCCATGCTGTTCACCGCAGTGGCCGAATTCCTGTTCTGGGACGAGTTCGGTGTGCGCTTTAACTTTATCGCCGTGGATTACCTGGTTTACTCCGATGAAGTCCTGAACAACGTGCTCGAGTCGTATCCGATCGGCCTGTTGCTCAGTGCCATCGGCGTGGCTGCCATTGTTCTGAGTGTTGCCCTGCGCAAACCGTTCAACGCCGCCATGAACTCCCCGTTGCCGAACTTTCGCGGGCGCCTGGCGACCTTCGCCGGGCTGCTGCTGGTTGCGGGTTTGAGCCTGCAAGTACTTGATCAGGATGGCCCGCGCGGCCAGGGCGGCAACGCCTATCAGCATGAACTGGCGAGCAACGGCCCTTATCAGTTCTTCGCTGCCTTTCGTAACAACGAACTGGATTACCAGCAGTTCTACGCCAGCCTGCCTGCCGACGTGGTGGCCAAACAGTTGCGCGCCGAGCTGACAGAGCCAAATGCAACGTTTGTCGGCAAGGACCCGCTGGATATCCGTCGCAACATCGACAACCCGGGTACTGCGCGCCAGCCAAACATCGTGCTGGTGACCATTGAAAGCCTGAGCGGCAAGTATCTGGGCAGCAACGGTGACGGCCGCAACCTGACGCCGAACCTGGATCAGTTGCGTAAAGAGAGCCTGTACTTCAATAACTTCTATGCCACCGGTACCCGCACCGATCGGGGCCTCGAAGCAATTACCCTGGCCATTCCTCCTACGCCGGGCCGCTCCATCGTCAAGCGTATCGGTCGCGAAAGCGGCTTTGCCAGCCTTGGCCAGCAACTCAATGCCGTGGGCTATGACAGCGTGTTCGTCTACGGCGGCCGCGGTTATTTCGACAACATGAACGCATTCTTTAGTGGCAACGGTTACCGCGTTGTTGACCAAAGCAGCGTGAATGAAGCCGATATCCACTTCAAAAATGCGTGGGGCATGGCTGACGAAGACCTGTACCGCGAAACCTTGAAGCTGGCCGATGCCGATTACGCCCAGCAAAAGCCTTTTTTGCTGCAGTTGATGACCACCTCGAACCATCGTCCCTACACCTATCCGGAAGGCCGAATCGACATCAAGTCGGGTAATGGTCGCGACGGTGCGGTGAAGTACACCGATTACGCCATCGGCCAGTTCCTCAAAGATGCGCGCCAAAAGCCGTGGTTCGACAACACGATCTTCATTTTCGTGGCTGACCACACGGCTGGCAGCGCCGGCAAGGAAGACTTACCGATCGCCAACTACCAGATCCCGTTGTTTATCTATGCGCCACAACTGATCGAAGCCCGCGAGAGTGCACAGCTGGCCAGCCAGATCGACCTGGCGCCGACCTTGCTCGGCTTGCTGAACATGGATTATCAGTCGACCTTCTTTGGCCGCAACCTGCTGCAGGAAAACCCTCTGCCACCGCGCGTGGTCGTGGGCAACTATCAGCACCTGGGCTTGTTTGATGGCAAGGACCTGGCGATTCTGAGCCCGCGTCAGGGCCTGCGTCGTCACGACGAAGCACTGACTGCCAGTATTGAATCCCGCGTTCCGGCCACCGATGCATTGATTGAACGAGCGATCACCTACTACCAGGTCGCCAGCTACGGCTACAAGCAGCAGTTGCTGAGCTGGAAACCGCTAGCCGAAGCACCGGTGCAGATTACGCAGAAGTAA
- the colR gene encoding two-component system response regulator ColR, with protein sequence MRILLVEDNRDILANLADYLGLKGYTVDCAQDGLSGLHLAATEHYDLIVLDIMLPGIDGYTLCKRLREDARRDTPVIMLTARDQLDDRLQGFKSGADDYLLKPFALSELAARIEAVLRRAQGGGRRELQVGDLKYDLDTLEVTREGRLLKLNPVGLKLLAVLMQKSPHVLRREVLEEALWGDDCPDSDSLRSHVHQLRQVIDKPFDKPLLQTVHGVGYRLAESRDGV encoded by the coding sequence ATGCGAATTCTACTGGTTGAAGACAACCGCGATATCCTTGCCAATCTGGCGGACTACCTGGGGCTTAAAGGCTATACCGTTGACTGTGCGCAGGACGGTTTGTCGGGTCTGCACCTGGCGGCTACAGAGCATTACGACCTGATCGTGCTCGATATCATGTTGCCCGGCATTGACGGTTACACCTTGTGCAAGCGCTTGCGCGAAGATGCGCGACGCGACACCCCGGTGATCATGCTGACCGCCCGTGACCAGCTGGACGACCGCCTTCAGGGTTTCAAGTCCGGCGCGGATGACTACCTGCTCAAACCCTTTGCATTGTCGGAACTGGCGGCACGCATTGAAGCCGTATTGCGCCGCGCTCAAGGCGGCGGGCGACGCGAGCTGCAAGTGGGCGATCTGAAATACGACCTCGACACCCTTGAAGTGACCCGCGAAGGGCGTTTGCTCAAGCTCAATCCGGTGGGCCTCAAGTTGCTGGCCGTATTAATGCAGAAAAGTCCTCATGTGTTGCGCCGCGAAGTGCTGGAAGAGGCATTGTGGGGGGACGACTGTCCTGACAGCGACAGCTTGCGCAGTCACGTCCATCAGTTGCGTCAAGTGATCGACAAACCGTTCGACAAGCCTTTATTGCAAACCGTACATGGTGTGGGCTACCGCCTCGCCGAGAGCCGTGATGGAGTTTAA
- a CDS encoding sensor histidine kinase produces the protein MEFKQSLAQRIIIAFALMSALVAGTFALGIVATVHLVEEKLISAGLGGDLQRLLLMDNIADWNHRPEPDQLFYYSGGRGDFALPKDLRHLDPGFHEVFRDQLSYHAMVEVVDGRRYVLLQDQSDFEERERVLFAVVVVGFVLALALAVFLGWILARRVMAPVVRLARQVRHRDQLLGLAPPLAPDYAADEVGELAVAFDATLGRLRDTLTRERLFTSDVSHELRTPLMVLASSCELLLENPALDPRSRSQVERISRACEEMRELVQTFLMLARAQHEDASMSPKVTLTTVAEGLISLWRGPIEAKGLTLIYDPGHPLDTLYNATFLHAVMGNLLRNALHYTDTGFIRLSLEPTGFVVEDSGVGIPEEKRQAMFQPFVRGSEKRGEGLGLGLSLVQRICDSQGWRVTLTTMEPNGCRFHVELNPADI, from the coding sequence ATGGAGTTTAAGCAAAGCCTTGCCCAGCGGATCATCATTGCCTTTGCCCTGATGAGTGCGCTGGTGGCGGGTACGTTCGCCCTGGGCATTGTCGCCACCGTTCACCTGGTTGAAGAAAAACTCATTTCAGCGGGCCTGGGCGGTGACCTGCAGCGTCTGCTGCTGATGGACAACATTGCCGACTGGAACCACCGTCCCGAGCCTGACCAGCTGTTTTATTACAGTGGCGGGCGCGGCGATTTCGCTCTTCCCAAAGACTTGCGCCATCTTGATCCGGGCTTTCATGAAGTGTTTCGCGACCAGCTGTCGTATCACGCCATGGTTGAAGTGGTCGATGGCCGGCGCTATGTGCTGCTGCAAGACCAAAGTGATTTTGAAGAACGTGAGCGCGTGTTGTTTGCCGTGGTCGTGGTCGGCTTTGTACTGGCATTGGCACTGGCGGTCTTTTTAGGCTGGATCCTGGCCCGTCGGGTAATGGCCCCCGTGGTGCGTCTGGCGCGTCAAGTACGGCATCGTGATCAGTTGTTGGGCCTGGCTCCGCCTCTGGCTCCCGACTATGCGGCCGATGAAGTGGGCGAGTTGGCGGTGGCGTTCGACGCGACGCTGGGACGTCTGCGCGACACCCTGACCCGGGAGCGGCTGTTCACCAGTGACGTGAGCCATGAGTTGCGTACCCCCCTGATGGTCTTGGCCAGTTCCTGCGAACTTCTGCTGGAAAATCCGGCGCTGGACCCGCGCAGCCGCTCGCAAGTCGAGCGAATCTCGCGCGCCTGTGAAGAAATGCGCGAATTGGTTCAGACCTTCCTGATGCTGGCCAGGGCGCAGCACGAAGACGCCAGCATGTCGCCGAAAGTTACCCTCACTACCGTGGCCGAAGGCCTGATCAGTTTGTGGCGCGGCCCCATTGAAGCCAAAGGCCTGACCCTGATCTACGATCCGGGGCATCCACTGGATACGCTCTATAACGCGACCTTCCTGCACGCCGTCATGGGCAACCTGCTGCGAAATGCCCTGCACTACACCGACACCGGATTTATCCGGCTGAGCCTTGAACCCACCGGATTTGTGGTGGAAGACAGCGGTGTAGGGATCCCCGAAGAAAAACGCCAGGCCATGTTCCAGCCTTTTGTACGAGGCAGCGAAAAACGCGGAGAAGGTTTGGGCCTGGGGCTGTCCCTGGTGCAACGGATCTGTGACAGCCAGGGCTGGCGCGTAACATTGACCACCATGGAACCTAACGGTTGCCGCTTTCACGTTGAATTGAATCCGGCAGATATCTGA
- a CDS encoding class I SAM-dependent methyltransferase: MSSTIKLKFSEKYDQQHAAEYLEKHQDGLARRLSHKRDEQLARKALALAGEPGLVLDLPCGAGRFWPLLAEKTNREIIGADYSASMLQVASLSQPEEVVKRVRRLQTSAFDIDLPDNAVDSIFSMRLLHHIGDASHRMALLREFHRVSRDSVIVSLWVDGNFKAWKRKRLQLQREADGGSDGYQNRFVLPAVTVEAEFRKAGFTIQNHLDFIPLYAMWRVYILRKR; the protein is encoded by the coding sequence ATGAGCTCCACAATCAAACTCAAGTTTTCTGAAAAGTACGATCAGCAGCACGCCGCCGAGTACCTGGAAAAACATCAGGACGGGCTCGCCCGACGCCTGTCGCACAAGCGTGATGAGCAGTTGGCGCGCAAGGCCCTGGCATTGGCCGGCGAGCCGGGCCTGGTACTGGATCTGCCTTGTGGTGCAGGGCGTTTCTGGCCGTTGCTGGCCGAAAAGACCAACCGCGAAATCATTGGTGCGGATTACTCTGCATCCATGCTGCAAGTGGCATCGCTGTCACAGCCCGAGGAAGTGGTCAAACGGGTACGGCGCTTGCAGACATCTGCATTTGATATCGATCTGCCAGATAACGCGGTCGACAGTATTTTCAGCATGCGCCTGCTGCACCACATTGGTGATGCAAGTCACCGGATGGCTTTATTACGGGAGTTTCATCGTGTCAGCCGAGACAGCGTGATTGTCTCGTTATGGGTCGATGGCAACTTCAAAGCCTGGAAACGCAAGCGCCTGCAACTTCAGCGTGAAGCGGATGGCGGGTCGGACGGTTACCAAAATCGCTTTGTGTTACCGGCTGTGACTGTTGAAGCCGAGTTCAGAAAAGCCGGTTTCACGATTCAAAATCATTTGGATTTTATCCCGCTGTATGCAATGTGGCGGGTTTACATATTACGTAAGAGGTAA
- a CDS encoding lipopolysaccharide kinase InaA family protein: protein MAVEFVSPPQAATEDRFEYYWQQQGEWVEEPNQRRGGESGVQRIQDASGRLLYAKRQVGHIYRSWRYPLGRPTVLRERDALLAMNRLSVGVPELVYCGAKQGADKQWRALLVTAALDGFVEIDNWYAAGEHERHGEAIHERVLETIARTLARMHLGRWQHGCLYPKHVFVRVIGSGESAKVDVALLDLEKSRQRLTQHKAASHDLKQLRRHSSWSAADWNKLIYFYEKVFGSAIKGLR, encoded by the coding sequence ATGGCCGTTGAATTTGTATCTCCACCCCAAGCTGCAACTGAAGACCGCTTTGAGTACTACTGGCAGCAGCAAGGCGAGTGGGTTGAAGAGCCGAATCAGCGTCGTGGCGGTGAGAGTGGTGTGCAGCGAATTCAAGATGCCAGTGGACGCTTGCTGTATGCCAAACGCCAGGTGGGCCATATTTATCGCAGCTGGCGATACCCGCTGGGTCGGCCGACGGTATTGCGTGAGCGCGATGCGCTGTTGGCAATGAACCGTTTATCGGTAGGTGTACCCGAACTGGTTTACTGCGGGGCTAAACAGGGGGCGGACAAGCAATGGCGGGCACTGCTGGTAACCGCAGCCCTGGACGGTTTTGTTGAAATTGACAACTGGTACGCCGCCGGTGAGCACGAGCGCCATGGTGAAGCGATCCATGAGCGGGTGCTTGAAACCATTGCCCGGACCCTGGCGCGCATGCACCTGGGGCGTTGGCAGCATGGTTGTCTGTACCCCAAACACGTCTTTGTGCGTGTCATCGGGAGCGGTGAAAGTGCAAAGGTCGATGTAGCGCTGCTTGACCTTGAAAAAAGCCGACAACGCCTGACTCAGCACAAAGCTGCCTCGCACGATCTCAAGCAACTGCGTCGCCATTCGTCGTGGAGCGCCGCTGACTGGAACAAATTGATCTACTTTTACGAGAAGGTGTTTGGCAGCGCCATCAAAGGGTTACGGTGA
- a CDS encoding DUF1513 domain-containing protein: MMRRQALKLGGLLLSAVTLGGWSLFKQKGQSPLLLSARDDVDGNHFAVGYRLDGTLVFSTRVGQRCHDIINHPSLPVALFVARRPGTESYLISLADGQLLQTLKSLPNRHFYGHAVIHKDGEWLYTTENDTTDPGRGLLGVYRFEGERLIHRGEIPTHGVGPHQVSWMPDGETLVVANGGIRTEAESRVEMNLNAMEPSLVLMQRDGSLLSKETLSQQMNSVRHLAIATDGTIVACQQFMGDAHTLPELLAIKRPGQPFEPFPVAEQQLRAMGHYTASVAVHSTLRLVALTAPRGNRFFVWDLDSGDLRLDAPLPDCAGVAAVKDGFVVTSGQGRCRFYDCRQSELTATPLDLPSGLWDNHLHVM, from the coding sequence ATGATGCGCAGGCAAGCTCTCAAGCTCGGTGGATTACTACTGAGCGCCGTCACGCTGGGCGGCTGGTCACTGTTTAAACAAAAAGGCCAGAGCCCGCTGCTGCTAAGTGCGCGCGACGATGTGGACGGCAATCACTTTGCCGTCGGCTACCGTCTGGATGGCACCCTGGTGTTCAGCACCCGGGTCGGTCAGCGCTGCCATGACATCATCAATCACCCTTCGCTGCCTGTTGCGCTGTTTGTGGCACGACGCCCCGGTACCGAGAGCTACCTGATCAGCCTTGCGGACGGCCAGCTGCTGCAAACCCTGAAGTCGCTGCCCAACCGGCATTTTTATGGCCACGCGGTGATCCACAAGGACGGCGAATGGCTATACACCACTGAAAATGACACTACCGATCCGGGCCGTGGTTTGCTGGGGGTTTATCGCTTTGAAGGCGAGCGCCTGATTCACCGCGGGGAAATCCCTACCCATGGCGTTGGCCCGCATCAGGTGTCATGGATGCCCGACGGCGAGACGCTGGTGGTGGCTAACGGCGGCATTCGTACTGAAGCCGAAAGTCGGGTCGAGATGAATCTCAATGCGATGGAGCCCAGTCTGGTCCTGATGCAGCGCGACGGGAGCTTGCTGAGCAAAGAAACCTTGAGCCAGCAGATGAACAGCGTGCGTCATCTCGCGATTGCCACCGACGGCACCATCGTTGCCTGTCAGCAATTCATGGGCGACGCCCACACTTTGCCCGAGTTACTGGCGATCAAGCGGCCAGGTCAGCCATTCGAGCCTTTCCCGGTGGCGGAGCAGCAATTGCGTGCCATGGGCCATTACACGGCCAGTGTGGCGGTACATAGCACCTTGCGGCTGGTCGCACTGACAGCGCCACGGGGAAACCGGTTCTTTGTCTGGGATCTGGACAGCGGTGACTTACGGCTGGATGCGCCACTGCCCGACTGTGCGGGAGTTGCGGCCGTGAAAGATGGCTTTGTAGTTACGTCCGGCCAGGGCCGTTGCCGTTTCTATGATTGCCGCCAGAGTGAACTGACAGCCACGCCGCTGGATTTGCCATCGGGGCTGTGGGACAACCACTTGCATGTGATGTAA
- a CDS encoding imelysin family protein has protein sequence MFRPKLLFTSLAAIALAACSPQDPQAVTSAAIAKQVILPTYSRWVEADRQLAVSALAFCQGKETLETAKADFLHAQKAWAELQPLLIGPLAEGNRSWQVQFWPDKKNLVGRQVEQLVVAQPQIDADALAKSSVVVQGLSAYEYILFDSNIDLADAAQKARYCPLLSAIGERQKQLAEEILASWNSTDGMLAQMTKFPNQRYADSHEAIADLLRVQVTALDTLKKKLGTPMGRQSKGIAQPFQADAWRSQSSLQSLAASLAAAQTVWVGVDNKGLRGLLPADQKPLADKIDAAYAASLKLFNDNQRSLNDMLADDAGRAQLNAIYDSLNVVHRLHEGELAKALGIQLGFNANDGD, from the coding sequence ATGTTTCGACCCAAGCTTTTGTTCACCAGCCTTGCGGCAATCGCCCTGGCCGCCTGCTCGCCACAAGACCCGCAAGCCGTCACCTCGGCTGCGATTGCCAAACAAGTGATTTTGCCGACCTACAGCCGTTGGGTCGAAGCTGACCGCCAACTGGCTGTCAGCGCTCTGGCCTTCTGCCAGGGCAAGGAAACACTGGAAACCGCCAAGGCTGACTTCCTGCACGCACAAAAGGCCTGGGCCGAGCTGCAACCCTTGCTGATCGGTCCGCTGGCCGAGGGCAACCGCTCGTGGCAGGTACAGTTCTGGCCGGACAAGAAAAACCTGGTCGGCCGTCAGGTTGAGCAACTGGTAGTTGCCCAGCCCCAGATCGATGCCGATGCACTGGCCAAGTCCAGCGTGGTAGTACAAGGCCTGTCGGCCTACGAATACATTCTGTTCGACAGCAATATCGACCTCGCTGACGCTGCGCAAAAAGCCCGTTATTGCCCGCTGCTGAGCGCTATTGGCGAGCGCCAGAAACAATTGGCCGAAGAGATTCTGGCCAGCTGGAACAGCACGGACGGCATGCTCGCGCAAATGACCAAGTTCCCGAACCAGCGCTATGCCGACTCCCACGAGGCCATTGCTGATTTGTTGCGGGTACAGGTCACGGCACTCGACACCCTGAAGAAAAAACTCGGCACGCCCATGGGTCGCCAGAGCAAGGGCATCGCCCAGCCATTCCAGGCGGATGCATGGCGCAGCCAGTCTTCGCTGCAAAGCCTGGCGGCCAGCCTCGCGGCCGCACAGACCGTCTGGGTCGGTGTAGACAACAAAGGCCTGCGTGGCTTGTTGCCCGCTGATCAAAAGCCGTTGGCCGACAAGATCGACGCTGCCTATGCCGCTTCTCTGAAGCTGTTCAATGACAACCAGCGTTCGCTCAATGACATGCTGGCTGACGACGCCGGTCGTGCCCAACTGAATGCCATCTACGACAGCCTGAACGTGGTTCACCGCCTGCACGAAGGCGAACTGGCCAAGGCGCTGGGCATTCAGCTGGGCTTTAACGCCAACGACGGCGATTGA
- a CDS encoding di-heme oxidoredictase family protein produces the protein MPLLPLRLSLLLLALGLGGCDDAPRFTKPEPGEARSGGDATVRKSDRNAFSMPSANLSPSRRLDFSVGNSFFRSPWVIAPSTTTARDGLGPLFNTNACQNCHIKDGRGHPPAPDAINSVSMLVRLSIPDQPAYARLIEQTGIVPEPVYGGQLQDMAVPGVAPEGKVRVDYQPVLVQFKDGTEVELRKPTLQITQPGYGPMHPDTRFSARIAPPMIGLGLLEAIPEEAILANANKGKGIAGHPNRVWDDVQQKTVLGRFGWKAGQPNLNQQNVHAFSGDMGLTTSLRPFDDCTAAQTDCLQAPNGNGPDGEPEVSDNILRLVEFYTRNLAVPARRNVGSPQVLAGKNLFYQAGCASCHTPTFTTLPNAAEPELANQVIHPYSDLLLHDMGDGLADNRTEFAASGRDWRTPPLWGIGLTQTVSGHTQFLHDGRARNLLEAVLWHGGEAEPARQQVLQFNAGQRAALLAFLNSL, from the coding sequence ATGCCTTTGTTGCCTCTTCGCCTGTCTCTGCTGCTATTGGCCCTGGGCCTTGGCGGCTGTGATGATGCCCCGCGTTTTACCAAACCAGAGCCCGGCGAAGCCCGCTCCGGCGGGGATGCGACAGTGCGTAAAAGCGACCGCAATGCGTTCTCCATGCCCTCTGCCAATCTGTCGCCAAGCCGGCGTCTGGATTTCAGCGTCGGCAACAGCTTCTTTCGCAGCCCGTGGGTCATCGCCCCCTCTACCACCACCGCGCGTGATGGTCTGGGCCCGCTGTTCAACACCAATGCCTGCCAGAACTGCCATATCAAGGACGGGCGCGGCCACCCGCCAGCGCCTGACGCCATCAATTCGGTATCCATGCTGGTGCGCCTGTCAATTCCCGACCAGCCCGCCTATGCCAGGCTGATCGAGCAAACCGGGATCGTCCCGGAACCCGTTTATGGCGGCCAGTTGCAGGACATGGCCGTGCCCGGCGTTGCCCCCGAGGGCAAGGTACGGGTCGATTACCAACCGGTCCTTGTACAGTTCAAGGACGGCACTGAAGTCGAGTTGCGCAAACCGACGCTGCAAATCACCCAGCCGGGGTATGGCCCGATGCACCCGGATACGCGTTTCTCGGCACGGATTGCACCGCCGATGATTGGCCTGGGTCTGCTTGAGGCCATCCCCGAAGAGGCGATTCTGGCCAATGCCAACAAAGGCAAGGGCATCGCCGGACATCCGAACCGGGTCTGGGATGACGTACAACAAAAAACTGTTCTGGGGCGTTTTGGCTGGAAAGCCGGCCAACCGAATCTCAATCAACAAAACGTTCACGCCTTTTCTGGTGATATGGGGCTCACCACGTCCCTGAGACCGTTTGATGATTGCACCGCGGCCCAAACTGACTGTCTTCAAGCTCCCAACGGCAATGGCCCGGATGGCGAGCCCGAGGTCAGTGACAACATCCTGCGCCTGGTCGAGTTCTATACCCGCAACCTTGCCGTGCCTGCGCGACGCAATGTCGGTTCGCCCCAGGTGCTGGCCGGCAAAAACCTGTTTTATCAGGCAGGCTGTGCGTCGTGCCATACGCCGACGTTTACCACCTTGCCCAATGCCGCCGAACCCGAACTGGCCAATCAGGTGATTCATCCTTATAGCGATCTGTTGCTCCATGACATGGGCGACGGTCTGGCCGACAATCGCACCGAGTTCGCCGCCTCTGGCCGCGACTGGCGTACGCCGCCACTGTGGGGTATTGGTTTGACGCAAACGGTCAGTGGTCACACCCAGTTTTTACACGATGGACGCGCCCGCAACCTGCTCGAAGCTGTGCTGTGGCACGGTGGTGAGGCCGAACCGGCCAGGCAGCAGGTGCTGCAATTCAATGCCGGGCAGCGCGCTGCGCTGCTGGCGTTCCTGAACTCTCTTTAA
- a CDS encoding imelysin family protein, with the protein MIRMPLATASLLAIAISLAGCGDKDKEKTAAAPTPAAATSTATPATDITAAKVDEAAAKAVVAHYADMVHAVFSDAESGAKKLQTAIDAFLAKPNDDTLKAARAAWVEARVPYLQSEVFRFGNTIIDDWEGQVNAWPLDEGLIDYVDASYAGALGNPGANANIIANTQIQIGEDKVDVTEITPETLASLNELGGSEANVATGYHAIEFLLWGQDLNGTGPGAGNRPASDYLEGEGATGGHNERRRAYLKAVTQLLVNDLNDMVGNWAPDVADNYRATLQADTPQNGLRKMLFGMGSLSLGELAGERMKVSLEANSPEDEQDCFSDNTHNSHFYDAKGIRNVYLGEYVRTDGSKMTGPSLSSLVVAVDPATDATLKSDLADTEAKIQVMVDLANKGEHYDQLIAAGNDKGNQVVRDAIAALVKQTGAIEQAAGKLGINDLNPDNADHDF; encoded by the coding sequence ATGATTCGTATGCCCCTGGCTACCGCCAGTCTGCTGGCCATTGCTATCTCACTCGCCGGTTGTGGCGACAAGGACAAGGAAAAAACTGCGGCGGCTCCTACGCCGGCAGCAGCGACCAGCACCGCAACGCCAGCGACCGACATCACAGCGGCGAAAGTCGATGAAGCAGCCGCCAAAGCTGTTGTCGCGCATTACGCCGACATGGTTCATGCGGTGTTCAGCGACGCCGAGTCCGGTGCGAAAAAACTGCAAACGGCTATCGATGCATTCCTCGCCAAGCCAAACGATGACACCCTCAAAGCCGCCCGTGCAGCCTGGGTTGAAGCGCGCGTACCTTACCTGCAAAGCGAAGTGTTCCGCTTCGGCAACACCATCATTGATGACTGGGAAGGTCAGGTGAATGCCTGGCCACTGGACGAAGGCCTGATCGACTACGTTGACGCCAGCTACGCCGGCGCACTGGGTAACCCGGGCGCCAACGCCAATATCATTGCCAACACCCAGATCCAGATCGGCGAAGACAAGGTCGACGTGACCGAAATCACTCCCGAAACCCTGGCCAGCCTGAACGAGCTGGGCGGCTCCGAAGCCAACGTGGCGACCGGCTACCACGCGATCGAATTCCTGCTTTGGGGCCAGGACCTCAACGGCACCGGCCCAGGCGCGGGCAACCGCCCGGCTTCGGACTACCTTGAAGGCGAAGGTGCCACCGGCGGCCACAATGAACGCCGTCGCGCTTACCTCAAAGCGGTCACCCAACTGCTGGTCAACGACCTGAACGACATGGTCGGCAACTGGGCCCCGGACGTAGCCGATAACTACCGCGCCACACTGCAAGCCGACACCCCGCAAAACGGCCTGCGCAAAATGCTGTTTGGCATGGGTAGCCTGTCGCTGGGCGAACTGGCAGGCGAACGCATGAAAGTGTCGCTGGAAGCCAACTCCCCTGAAGACGAGCAGGACTGTTTCAGCGATAACACCCACAACTCGCACTTCTACGACGCCAAAGGCATTCGTAACGTGTACCTGGGCGAGTACGTGCGCACTGATGGCAGCAAAATGACCGGCCCAAGCCTGTCGTCACTGGTAGTGGCGGTTGACCCGGCTACCGACGCTACGTTGAAGTCCGATCTGGCCGACACTGAAGCCAAGATCCAGGTCATGGTTGATCTTGCCAACAAGGGCGAGCACTACGACCAGTTGATCGCTGCAGGCAATGACAAAGGCAACCAGGTGGTACGCGACGCCATCGCTGCACTGGTCAAGCAGACCGGCGCTATCGAACAGGCAGCCGGCAAGCTGGGCATCAACGACCTGAACCCGGACAACGCCGATCACGATTTTTGA